One genomic window of Bacillus mycoides includes the following:
- a CDS encoding alkaline phosphatase — MKKFVKKAWPFAVVASLAVTSVATWNFTRSSEVNADENGNNAKIKNVIVLIGDGMGPSYMTAHRYMKDNPKTFEMESTEFDKHLVGTQKTYPEDEHENITDSASAATAMSAGIKTYNAAIAVDNDKAEVKTVLEQAKEKGKSTGLVATSEITHATPAAFGAHDISRKNMDAIANDYFDEKIKGKHKIDVMLGGGVNNFVRKDRNLTEEFKKSGYSYVTDRNQLLNDKSDQVLGLFAPGGLDKMIDRTDKTPSLEEMTNTAIERLNKNKNGFFLMVEGSQIDWAGHDNDIVGAMSEMEDFEKAFKAAIEFAKRDKNTLVVATADHATGGLSLGANGEYNFKVDPIKAAKRTPDFMANEIVKGANVEETLKKYIDLQLTPEEIKAVNDIAPSKDVTKIDNAIEDIFNKRSVTGWTTGGHTGEDVNVYAFGPGKYLFSGVQENTNIAKRVFDIVGGGDPNKGRR; from the coding sequence GTGAAAAAGTTTGTAAAAAAAGCATGGCCATTTGCAGTTGTGGCGTCGTTAGCAGTTACTTCGGTAGCAACATGGAATTTTACGCGTTCTAGTGAGGTTAATGCGGATGAGAACGGAAACAATGCAAAAATTAAAAATGTCATTGTATTAATTGGGGATGGTATGGGGCCTTCATATATGACAGCTCATCGTTATATGAAAGATAATCCAAAAACATTTGAGATGGAATCTACAGAATTTGATAAGCATCTTGTAGGAACACAAAAAACATATCCAGAAGATGAACATGAAAATATTACAGACTCTGCATCGGCAGCTACTGCGATGTCAGCAGGTATAAAAACATATAATGCAGCTATTGCAGTAGATAATGATAAAGCTGAAGTGAAAACAGTATTGGAGCAAGCGAAAGAAAAAGGGAAGTCAACGGGACTCGTTGCAACGTCTGAAATTACGCATGCAACACCAGCTGCATTCGGTGCACATGATATTAGTCGTAAAAATATGGACGCAATTGCAAATGATTACTTTGATGAGAAAATTAAAGGTAAGCATAAAATAGATGTTATGCTTGGCGGCGGTGTGAATAACTTTGTTAGAAAAGACCGCAATCTTACAGAAGAATTTAAGAAGTCTGGTTATAGTTATGTAACAGATCGTAATCAATTATTAAATGATAAAAGCGATCAAGTTCTTGGTTTATTTGCACCAGGTGGTTTAGATAAAATGATTGACCGTACTGACAAAACACCTTCATTAGAAGAGATGACAAATACCGCGATTGAGCGCTTGAACAAAAATAAAAATGGTTTCTTCTTAATGGTCGAAGGTAGTCAAATTGATTGGGCTGGACATGATAATGATATTGTCGGTGCAATGAGTGAAATGGAAGACTTCGAAAAAGCGTTTAAAGCAGCAATTGAGTTTGCGAAAAGAGATAAGAACACATTAGTTGTTGCAACTGCAGACCATGCTACTGGCGGATTATCTTTAGGTGCGAATGGGGAGTATAACTTTAAAGTAGATCCGATTAAAGCTGCTAAACGTACGCCAGACTTTATGGCAAATGAGATTGTAAAAGGTGCAAATGTAGAAGAAACATTGAAAAAGTATATTGATCTACAATTAACACCAGAAGAAATTAAAGCTGTAAATGATATAGCTCCATCAAAAGATGTAACAAAGATTGATAATGCAATTGAAGATATCTTCAATAAGCGTTCGGTTACAGGTTGGACAACGGGTGGACATACAGGTGAAGATGTGAACGTATATGCATTCGGACCAGGTAAATACTTATTCTCTGGCGTTCAAGAAAATACAAATATAGCTAAACGTGTCTTTGACATCGTTGGCGGCGGCGACCCGAATAAAGGAAGACGCTAA
- a CDS encoding TolB family protein: MKRFIVSGIVILCLFFCSSSITSAENNGVKVAFIRNHNLWIKFGEKEKQITKGEYITGPKWSHNGEWLAYAKGKKQNHFELYRLKDGKKVTPSQSEASNYQWSPTENIIAFVFARTLNIFDVEKKKVDFDNVASGVGDYAWHPDGKKFLVSSEAFLLPTGWTGAQLYEIQKDANMNPHKMKHLYALPNEHDDFLALAGSGFKWSPDQKWISFLAVPTASFSADSNTLCLIRSDGSRFETVDQMLLNTQWFKWAPSKNILAYIEGSGRVALENKHLKIKELPALQQNTFTPKGYVDWDFTWKNDNVIIVSRAKEAGIETPPEKRPLPSLYEVNSISDEQHQITKPSNSQGDYNPIFIKTSNQLLWIRSNRKKADVWLAHSDGKYEKKWIENIDVPEWYYEKWNWEDVVSVKDE, encoded by the coding sequence ATGAAAAGGTTTATAGTAAGTGGAATCGTGATTCTGTGCCTTTTTTTCTGTTCAAGTTCTATTACTAGCGCAGAAAACAATGGAGTGAAAGTTGCCTTTATTCGTAATCATAATCTATGGATTAAATTCGGTGAAAAAGAAAAACAAATTACAAAAGGAGAGTACATAACAGGGCCGAAATGGTCACATAATGGAGAATGGCTTGCATATGCAAAAGGAAAGAAGCAAAATCATTTTGAACTGTATCGGCTGAAAGATGGAAAGAAAGTTACACCATCTCAATCAGAAGCATCGAATTATCAATGGTCACCAACAGAGAATATAATTGCATTTGTATTTGCACGTACATTAAATATATTTGATGTTGAAAAAAAGAAAGTAGATTTTGACAATGTAGCTAGTGGTGTAGGTGACTATGCATGGCATCCTGATGGTAAGAAGTTTCTTGTATCATCAGAAGCGTTCTTGCTTCCAACAGGATGGACAGGTGCTCAGTTATATGAAATACAAAAGGATGCAAATATGAATCCTCATAAGATGAAACATTTATATGCACTACCGAATGAGCATGATGACTTTTTAGCATTAGCTGGAAGTGGATTTAAGTGGTCGCCAGATCAAAAATGGATTTCGTTTTTGGCAGTACCAACAGCTTCTTTTTCAGCGGATAGTAATACACTTTGCTTAATTCGATCAGACGGCAGTCGTTTTGAAACAGTAGATCAAATGTTATTAAACACACAATGGTTCAAATGGGCGCCATCCAAAAATATATTAGCCTATATTGAAGGGAGCGGGAGAGTTGCCTTAGAGAATAAACATTTAAAAATAAAAGAATTGCCGGCTCTCCAGCAAAATACATTTACTCCAAAAGGCTATGTGGATTGGGATTTCACATGGAAGAACGATAATGTAATTATCGTTTCACGAGCAAAAGAAGCAGGGATAGAAACTCCGCCAGAAAAAAGACCACTACCATCTTTATATGAAGTAAATAGTATAAGCGATGAACAACATCAAATTACAAAGCCATCAAATAGCCAAGGCGATTATAATCCTATTTTTATTAAGACGAGCAACCAATTGTTATGGATCCGTTCAAATCGTAAGAAAGCTGATGTATGGCTTGCTCATAGCGATGGGAAATATGAAAAGAAGTGGATTGAAAATATAGATGTGCCAGAGTGGTATTATGAGAAATGGAATTGGGAAGATGTCGTTTCGGTTAAAGACGAGTAA
- a CDS encoding DoxX family protein, with amino-acid sequence MIIQFLRENKTVSFVLAIIRVYLGYTWVMAGIGKLQGKGFDATGYLQGAIEKSKGAQPAVQSWWASFLQDFAIPNVDLFNTLVTWGEILVGIGLIVGCLTKTAVFFGLVMNFSYMFSGSIGVNPEMVILSMFVLVSGMNAGKLGIDGFVIPKVLGSKTQKRQRQAA; translated from the coding sequence ATGATTATTCAATTTTTAAGAGAAAACAAAACAGTTTCTTTTGTATTAGCGATAATTCGAGTGTATCTTGGTTACACATGGGTAATGGCTGGAATCGGTAAACTACAAGGAAAAGGCTTCGATGCAACTGGTTATTTACAAGGTGCAATTGAAAAATCTAAAGGAGCACAACCGGCTGTTCAATCCTGGTGGGCATCATTCTTACAAGATTTTGCAATTCCAAACGTTGATTTATTTAATACACTTGTGACGTGGGGAGAAATTTTAGTCGGAATTGGTTTAATTGTGGGCTGTTTAACAAAAACAGCGGTCTTTTTCGGTCTTGTAATGAACTTTTCCTATATGTTTAGTGGGTCAATTGGTGTAAATCCTGAAATGGTTATCTTATCCATGTTCGTTCTTGTTTCTGGTATGAATGCTGGAAAACTTGGAATTGATGGCTTCGTTATACCGAAAGTATTAGGATCAAAAACTCAAAAACGCCAAAGACAAGCTGCTTAA
- a CDS encoding histidine phosphatase family protein produces MKLVFVRHGEGEHTKDLPLSLQAVNPPLTGVGKKQAKLLQCDVPLQEKDILIASPTLRTLQTAAIWSAEAACQKIVHPYISPRIFPYRESAKTLPCDQLLDRKVIKNLFPHFSLEESTNELLWNEGVNIISEKEFQQIVDEFLHWCYQLRAEKVCIVSHDGTITAYRQYLQKVALTRADFLKETGIYEMDL; encoded by the coding sequence ATGAAACTTGTCTTTGTTCGGCATGGTGAAGGTGAGCATACGAAAGATTTACCATTAAGTTTACAAGCGGTGAATCCGCCATTGACGGGTGTGGGAAAGAAGCAGGCTAAATTACTTCAGTGCGATGTACCATTACAAGAAAAGGATATATTAATCGCTAGTCCTACACTTCGAACTTTACAAACTGCGGCAATATGGAGTGCGGAAGCTGCTTGTCAAAAAATTGTTCATCCATATATATCCCCGCGTATTTTCCCTTATCGGGAATCCGCCAAAACATTGCCGTGCGATCAATTGTTAGATCGAAAGGTAATAAAAAATTTATTTCCACATTTTTCATTAGAAGAAAGTACAAATGAATTGTTATGGAATGAGGGAGTCAATATTATCTCGGAGAAGGAATTTCAGCAAATAGTAGATGAATTTCTGCACTGGTGCTATCAGTTAAGAGCAGAAAAAGTTTGTATCGTTTCACATGATGGAACAATTACAGCGTATAGGCAATATTTACAGAAAGTCGCATTAACTAGAGCTGATTTTTTGAAAGAAACGGGTATATATGAAATGGACTTATAG
- a CDS encoding phosphoglycerate mutase produces the protein MKWIIFFIGMIIWGYINGFFNSDKTANPWITDDERETKIKQKAIIASWSGVFMFCIFNPLNKWLGLGMSDTSPYLPAPVATILKENVELQVLIMLFITYGLFYVYYQRKLSA, from the coding sequence ATGAAATGGATTATCTTCTTTATCGGAATGATCATATGGGGATACATAAATGGCTTTTTTAATAGCGATAAAACTGCTAATCCTTGGATTACAGATGATGAACGGGAAACAAAAATTAAGCAGAAGGCAATTATCGCAAGCTGGTCTGGTGTTTTCATGTTTTGTATCTTTAACCCCTTAAACAAATGGTTAGGTTTAGGAATGAGCGATACATCACCTTACTTACCAGCTCCTGTCGCAACTATTTTAAAAGAAAATGTAGAGTTACAAGTTTTAATTATGTTATTCATTACATATGGACTATTTTACGTATACTACCAAAGAAAACTAAGCGCTTAA
- a CDS encoding GTP pyrophosphokinase, protein MEYNQSTVNYWKAFVLPYTFALEELKTKFEIMNREAQFLEDYNPFEHIKTRLKQPESIIRKLERKNLSPTVENAQTQLQDIIGIRITCCFVEDIYHLKGVIENRGDMEIVEVKDYISNPKGNGYKSLHMIIKYPLLLNSGTKDVFAEIQLRTLAMDFWASLEHKLYYKYEGNIPDYLKDELHDAAMKAEDLDNKMATIRQDIDDIEACSNQILLPL, encoded by the coding sequence ATGGAATATAACCAATCAACCGTTAACTACTGGAAAGCTTTTGTATTACCTTATACATTCGCTTTAGAAGAGTTAAAAACTAAATTTGAAATTATGAACCGGGAAGCTCAATTTTTAGAAGACTACAACCCGTTTGAACATATAAAAACAAGACTTAAACAACCCGAAAGTATCATTAGGAAGCTTGAGCGTAAAAATTTATCACCAACAGTTGAAAATGCTCAAACACAATTACAAGATATTATTGGCATCCGTATTACATGTTGCTTTGTAGAAGATATTTACCATTTAAAAGGGGTTATTGAAAATCGTGGAGACATGGAAATTGTAGAAGTAAAAGATTATATTTCCAATCCAAAAGGAAATGGCTATAAAAGTTTGCATATGATTATTAAATATCCATTGTTACTAAATTCTGGTACGAAAGATGTATTTGCAGAAATTCAATTACGTACACTTGCGATGGACTTTTGGGCAAGTTTAGAACATAAACTTTACTACAAATATGAAGGGAATATACCTGATTATTTGAAGGATGAACTACATGACGCTGCTATGAAAGCTGAAGATCTCGATAATAAGATGGCAACAATCCGTCAAGATATTGATGACATTGAAGCATGTTCAAATCAAATTTTATTACCACTTTAA
- a CDS encoding DUF4023 domain-containing protein — protein sequence MSNSNDFLDTLHEKQAKDEQNRKRQGNGNPAKKKPNKTHK from the coding sequence ATGAGTAACTCAAATGATTTTTTAGATACATTACATGAAAAACAAGCAAAAGATGAACAAAACAGAAAGCGCCAAGGGAACGGAAACCCTGCGAAAAAAAAGCCAAATAAAACACATAAATAA
- a CDS encoding S8 family peptidase: MKKTTSTLLSMALVFSSFGALSAHAESLQKEKQFSPQLKANIEQWGENKIAQNVETKTSKEISVIVELQHAPLASQSNIQHAPDLKNSNVQSYHAQLKKAQEDTTKKIKEKAPKATIKETYSTLFSGFSISIPGDQIAALASLPEVKAIYPNLTYKLHETSKSPADQETPNVGGPTVGAPEAWNLKDPTGKPLDGKGMKVAIIDSGVDYTHPDLQANYIGGYDTVDEDNDPMDGNVHGTHVAGIIAGNGKIKGIAPNASILAYRVMNDGGTGTTDDIIQGIERAIQDGADVLNLSLGQDLNVPDQPVTLTLERAAKLGVTAVVSNGNDGPKPWSVDAPGNASSVISVGASTVSIPFPTFQVAGSNKSYQGLPLSKADFQVGNDAQLVYVGYGNPSDYAKQDVKGKFALVLQGTSSTLVKAEQAKQAGALGVLLISNEKEINIMPEYFGREDVALPVMQLSNTNGEELKNLITKRKKNIKIGQPSQTELIGNFSSRGPSQGSWLIKPDIVAPGVKITSTVPRGGYESHNGTSMAAPQVAGAVALLRQMHPDWTTEQLKAALANTAKTLKDVNENTYPVMAQGSGLINIPKAAKADALVKPNNVSFGLIKPNSGKVKLTQNITLQNLSNKKKNFSTRIELLDTKTKVQTSFPSSISIKPNSNIEKPFTITVDSSLPQGVYTGNLYVKEQGKTEEMRIPFTFSIDPKEYKRIDGLEIVNSTFSPNNDSILDDNLINYYLVTPVEDVTFHANLITKDRVTYKGIVHQSKNETPGYKSFKWNGTKTDGSPLPDGLYQIEAVASNSGGETKQTGAVFVDRTAPKLSPEVDQENLVIRGKVDDILLDWMTESGWVAPGHPVTIQYEINGNGVWENAFLNHWEKNFEIYFDRNQLQQGKNTIHIAATDAAGNTSNLNVDLEMK; the protein is encoded by the coding sequence ATGAAAAAAACTACATCTACACTATTAAGTATGGCGCTCGTCTTTTCGAGTTTTGGAGCTTTAAGCGCCCATGCTGAGTCACTGCAAAAAGAGAAGCAATTTAGTCCACAGTTAAAAGCGAATATTGAACAATGGGGAGAAAACAAAATCGCGCAAAATGTTGAAACAAAAACATCAAAAGAAATTTCTGTCATTGTAGAATTACAGCATGCTCCACTCGCTTCACAAAGTAACATTCAGCATGCTCCGGATCTAAAAAATAGCAATGTGCAATCATACCATGCGCAACTAAAAAAGGCACAAGAGGATACAACAAAGAAAATTAAAGAAAAAGCACCGAAGGCAACGATAAAAGAAACATACAGTACATTATTTTCTGGGTTTTCTATTTCTATCCCAGGAGATCAAATTGCTGCTTTAGCTTCTTTACCTGAAGTAAAAGCAATTTATCCGAACTTAACATATAAGTTACATGAAACATCAAAAAGCCCAGCAGATCAAGAAACACCAAATGTTGGCGGCCCTACAGTTGGTGCACCTGAAGCTTGGAATTTAAAAGATCCAACTGGCAAACCCCTTGATGGAAAAGGAATGAAAGTCGCTATTATCGATTCAGGTGTCGACTATACCCACCCTGATTTACAAGCAAATTATATCGGTGGCTATGATACAGTCGATGAAGATAATGATCCGATGGATGGAAACGTCCACGGTACCCATGTTGCTGGAATTATTGCTGGTAACGGAAAAATAAAGGGGATTGCTCCGAATGCTTCTATACTCGCTTACCGTGTCATGAATGATGGTGGTACTGGTACGACCGATGATATTATTCAAGGTATTGAGCGCGCTATTCAAGATGGTGCCGATGTTTTAAATCTATCTCTTGGTCAAGATTTGAATGTACCTGATCAACCTGTAACATTAACGTTAGAACGTGCAGCAAAGCTTGGGGTTACTGCGGTCGTCTCAAATGGAAATGACGGACCAAAACCTTGGTCTGTTGACGCTCCTGGTAACGCAAGTAGTGTCATCTCTGTTGGAGCATCTACAGTTTCTATTCCATTTCCAACATTCCAAGTAGCTGGTTCCAATAAATCTTACCAAGGATTACCTTTATCAAAAGCAGATTTCCAAGTAGGAAACGATGCTCAGCTTGTATATGTTGGCTACGGTAATCCAAGCGATTACGCTAAACAAGATGTGAAAGGGAAGTTCGCCCTTGTTTTACAAGGAACTTCGAGCACGTTAGTAAAAGCAGAACAAGCGAAACAAGCTGGCGCTCTCGGCGTGCTACTAATTTCTAACGAAAAAGAAATTAATATTATGCCCGAATATTTTGGACGTGAAGATGTAGCTCTTCCAGTTATGCAACTATCAAATACAAATGGTGAAGAGTTGAAAAATTTAATTACAAAACGAAAGAAAAATATAAAAATTGGACAACCAAGCCAAACCGAACTTATTGGTAACTTCAGTTCAAGAGGACCATCACAAGGAAGTTGGCTCATAAAGCCTGATATAGTTGCACCTGGAGTGAAAATTACTAGTACAGTACCAAGAGGTGGCTATGAATCTCACAACGGAACAAGTATGGCTGCGCCACAAGTAGCGGGAGCCGTTGCTCTGCTGCGTCAAATGCATCCTGATTGGACGACAGAACAATTGAAAGCAGCTCTTGCCAACACTGCAAAAACATTAAAGGATGTCAATGAAAATACATATCCTGTCATGGCACAAGGATCTGGTTTAATTAACATTCCAAAAGCAGCAAAAGCAGATGCATTAGTGAAACCAAACAATGTAAGTTTCGGTCTCATTAAACCTAATAGTGGCAAAGTGAAGTTAACACAAAATATTACGTTACAAAATCTTTCTAACAAAAAGAAAAACTTCTCAACTCGCATTGAATTACTAGATACAAAAACAAAAGTCCAGACTTCTTTCCCTTCTTCTATTAGCATTAAACCGAATAGTAACATCGAAAAGCCTTTTACTATTACTGTTGATAGCTCCTTACCACAAGGTGTATATACGGGAAATCTATATGTAAAAGAGCAAGGGAAGACTGAAGAAATGCGTATTCCATTTACATTTAGCATCGATCCGAAAGAATACAAGCGTATTGATGGCCTTGAAATCGTTAATTCTACTTTCAGTCCAAATAATGACAGCATACTAGATGACAACCTTATCAATTACTATTTAGTTACACCAGTTGAGGATGTAACGTTTCATGCTAATTTAATTACGAAAGACCGAGTAACATATAAAGGAATCGTTCATCAAAGTAAGAATGAAACACCAGGTTATAAATCTTTCAAATGGAATGGTACGAAAACTGATGGATCACCTCTACCTGATGGCTTATACCAAATTGAAGCTGTTGCTTCTAATTCTGGAGGAGAAACGAAACAAACAGGAGCTGTATTTGTCGACCGCACTGCACCGAAATTATCGCCTGAAGTAGATCAAGAAAACCTCGTAATTAGAGGGAAAGTAGATGATATACTTTTAGATTGGATGACAGAATCCGGATGGGTTGCTCCAGGACATCCAGTAACAATACAGTATGAAATTAATGGAAATGGCGTATGGGAAAATGCATTCTTGAACCATTGGGAGAAAAACTTTGAAATTTATTTCGATCGCAATCAATTACAACAAGGGAAAAATACAATCCACATTGCAGCAACTGATGCAGCCGGAAATACATCTAATTTAAACGTCGATTTAGAAATGAAATAG
- a CDS encoding alpha/beta fold hydrolase: MKRFSYFMVGCLTLTLLVGCSAAEKPVEQVKQVKNTITAKLATEEKMVEIDGQTIYFKKIGDEKPPLLMIHGFGGSSDGFQKIYSDLAKDHTIISVDALGFGRSSKPMDFYYSFPTHANLYYKLMKKLGYDSFAILGHSMGGEISLNLTYLYPEAVTHLILTDATGGPHTFVNKQGSPKPKVSTDLSAVSSIADYDESKVKFKRNDEEHYNKMKLWPRRLQINANEIKQPTLIIWGRNDSSVSWKEGETYHQFLKNSTFHIIEKGYHAPFRQEPQEFVGYVKDFFEKNPISAEK, encoded by the coding sequence TTGAAGCGATTTAGCTATTTTATGGTAGGTTGTCTTACTCTTACACTATTAGTAGGATGTAGTGCAGCAGAAAAGCCAGTAGAACAAGTAAAACAAGTTAAAAATACAATTACAGCGAAACTAGCTACCGAGGAAAAAATGGTAGAGATAGATGGTCAAACGATTTACTTTAAAAAGATTGGTGATGAAAAACCACCTTTACTTATGATCCATGGATTTGGAGGATCATCCGATGGTTTTCAAAAGATTTACTCAGATTTAGCAAAAGATCATACGATTATTTCTGTTGATGCTTTAGGATTCGGACGTTCCTCTAAGCCGATGGATTTTTATTATTCTTTTCCAACTCATGCAAATTTGTATTATAAGTTAATGAAAAAACTAGGGTATGACTCATTCGCAATACTGGGACATTCGATGGGCGGAGAAATTTCTCTTAATTTAACATATTTATACCCTGAAGCGGTTACTCACCTTATTTTAACTGATGCTACAGGCGGCCCTCATACGTTCGTTAATAAACAAGGTTCACCAAAACCAAAGGTGTCGACTGATTTAAGTGCCGTTTCTTCTATTGCAGATTATGATGAGAGCAAAGTTAAATTCAAGCGTAATGATGAAGAGCATTATAATAAAATGAAATTATGGCCTAGGCGTCTTCAAATCAATGCAAATGAAATTAAGCAACCAACTTTAATTATATGGGGAAGAAATGATAGTAGCGTTTCTTGGAAAGAAGGAGAAACTTATCATCAATTCTTAAAAAATAGCACTTTCCATATTATTGAAAAAGGTTATCATGCTCCATTTCGTCAAGAGCCACAAGAATTTGTAGGGTATGTAAAAGATTTCTTCGAGAAAAATCCTATAAGTGCTGAAAAATAA
- the sigK gene encoding RNA polymerase sporulation sigma factor SigK: protein MSLFAAIGYMVREVFVFVSYVKNNAFPQPLSSDDERKYLELMEQGDAQARNLLIEHNLRLVAHIVKKFENTGEDAEDLISIGTIGLIKAIESYSAGKGTKLATYAARCIENEILMHLRVLKKTKKDVSLHDPIGQDKEGNEISLIDILKSESEDVIDMIQLSMELEKIKEYIDILDEREKEVIVKRFGLGLDKEKTQREIAKALGISRSYVSRIEKRALMKMFHEFVRAEKEKKAKE from the coding sequence TTGAGTCTATTCGCCGCAATTGGATATATGGTTCGAGAAGTGTTTGTATTTGTTTCTTATGTGAAGAACAATGCGTTCCCGCAGCCGTTATCATCAGATGATGAGAGAAAGTACTTAGAGTTAATGGAGCAAGGTGATGCTCAAGCGAGAAATCTTTTAATTGAACATAATTTACGGCTTGTAGCTCATATTGTTAAGAAATTCGAAAACACTGGTGAAGATGCAGAAGATTTAATTTCAATTGGTACCATTGGGCTTATTAAAGCGATTGAAAGCTATTCAGCAGGGAAAGGAACTAAGCTTGCAACATATGCAGCGCGCTGTATCGAAAATGAAATTTTGATGCATTTACGTGTGCTGAAGAAAACGAAAAAAGACGTTTCACTTCATGATCCAATCGGGCAAGATAAAGAGGGTAATGAAATATCGCTTATTGATATATTAAAATCAGAATCTGAAGATGTAATTGATATGATTCAGCTTAGTATGGAGTTAGAAAAAATTAAAGAGTATATCGATATTTTAGACGAACGAGAGAAAGAAGTAATTGTGAAGCGTTTTGGACTTGGGCTTGATAAAGAGAAAACACAGAGGGAGATTGCGAAGGCACTTGGTATTTCAAGAAGCTACGTATCGCGAATTGAAAAGCGTGCTTTAATGAAAATGTTCCACGAATTTGTGCGGGCTGAGAAAGAGAAAAAAGCAAAAGAATAA
- a CDS encoding GNAT family N-acetyltransferase translates to MKTVKLDESSIPDLLSLCKSVGWLQHEIFMKEQFHMYLSIGTIFGYVHENKLIAAGGVFSFAPGFSSIGMLIVHPDFQRKGIGRILLNTSLKVTHPSLPITLIATKAGESLYESYGFQSITTIHRFEKQAAHISTNSFPIKQIQQADLQSLIFLDQTATGAYRSKLFSSLLSRATYSFKIERDNQIDAFALCIQKGDVLCITPLISKKEKDAIQLLEMICKSWSGTIRIDVPHSQFIFRQFLQTADFQETLLSPLMIKNGNQLPGNRNMLFAMIDAALC, encoded by the coding sequence ATGAAAACAGTAAAACTAGACGAATCTTCCATTCCAGATTTACTCTCTCTTTGCAAATCAGTCGGGTGGTTACAGCATGAGATTTTTATGAAAGAGCAATTCCATATGTACCTTTCCATTGGCACAATTTTTGGCTATGTACATGAGAATAAACTTATTGCAGCGGGCGGGGTCTTTTCGTTTGCCCCTGGATTTTCTTCTATCGGTATGTTAATCGTGCATCCTGATTTTCAAAGAAAAGGAATTGGCCGTATTTTGTTAAACACTAGCTTAAAAGTAACTCATCCATCGCTCCCTATTACGCTCATTGCAACAAAAGCTGGCGAATCCTTATATGAATCTTATGGATTTCAATCAATAACAACAATTCATCGTTTCGAAAAACAAGCGGCTCATATAAGTACAAATTCTTTTCCCATAAAACAAATTCAGCAAGCCGATCTTCAATCTCTCATTTTTCTTGATCAAACTGCGACTGGTGCATATCGTTCTAAGCTTTTTTCATCGCTACTATCGAGAGCAACTTACTCCTTTAAAATAGAACGGGATAATCAAATAGATGCTTTTGCTTTATGCATACAAAAAGGAGATGTACTATGTATCACTCCGCTTATTTCAAAAAAAGAAAAAGACGCTATTCAGTTATTAGAAATGATTTGTAAATCGTGGAGTGGGACGATACGCATTGATGTTCCGCACTCACAATTCATATTCCGCCAATTTCTTCAAACAGCAGATTTCCAGGAAACGCTCCTTTCACCTCTTATGATAAAGAATGGCAATCAACTTCCTGGAAATCGTAATATGCTATTTGCTATGATAGATGCAGCGTTATGTTAG